A genomic window from Streptomyces mirabilis includes:
- a CDS encoding transposase, which translates to MVPDAAQASAVGATLHTVNDRANWVSGVAFARGVPREYELRKHTYAELKAAGLGAQAAQHTIRKVVDAYTTLRANLRAGNLGKPGSKRRKKAESKPVAFRPEAAHPFDDRCLSWQYDAQTVSIWTTVGRLKNVRFACSPDALKTLREYRKGESDLIERDGVFYLIAVCEVPEAEQYEPGQFIGVDLGIANIATTSTGYRAAGRGLNRHGKRQLDLRKKLQAKGTKSARRRLKNRRRNEARHAANVNHIIAKQIVTEAERTSSGIALEDLGGIRQRVRLRKPQRVTLHSWAFHQLGQFVEYKARRAGVPLVYVDPAYTSQECAECHHIEKKNRVDQALFICRKCGVVAHADRNASHNIAARGEAVWIAGRESRVPAPF; encoded by the coding sequence CTGGTGCCGGATGCCGCGCAGGCATCCGCTGTCGGCGCGACCTTGCACACGGTCAATGACCGGGCCAACTGGGTGTCCGGGGTGGCTTTCGCCCGTGGTGTGCCGCGCGAGTACGAGCTGCGCAAGCACACCTACGCCGAGCTGAAAGCGGCCGGTCTCGGAGCGCAGGCCGCGCAGCACACGATCAGGAAAGTCGTGGACGCCTACACCACGCTGCGGGCGAACCTGCGGGCGGGGAACCTCGGCAAGCCCGGCTCGAAGCGCCGGAAGAAGGCCGAGTCCAAGCCGGTCGCCTTCCGCCCTGAGGCCGCGCACCCGTTTGACGACCGATGCTTGTCCTGGCAGTACGACGCGCAGACCGTCTCCATCTGGACCACCGTCGGACGACTCAAGAACGTCCGCTTCGCCTGCTCCCCGGACGCGCTGAAAACTTTACGGGAGTACCGCAAGGGCGAATCGGACCTGATCGAACGTGACGGCGTCTTCTACCTGATCGCCGTGTGCGAGGTTCCCGAGGCCGAGCAGTATGAGCCCGGCCAGTTCATCGGCGTGGACCTAGGCATCGCCAACATCGCCACCACGTCCACCGGATACCGGGCGGCCGGTCGCGGCCTGAACCGGCACGGTAAGCGGCAGCTCGACCTGCGGAAGAAGTTGCAGGCCAAGGGCACCAAGTCCGCCCGGCGACGGCTCAAGAACCGGCGCCGCAACGAAGCGCGGCACGCCGCTAACGTCAACCACATCATCGCGAAACAGATCGTGACCGAGGCTGAACGCACCTCGTCCGGCATCGCCCTGGAAGATCTGGGCGGGATCCGGCAGAGGGTACGGCTCCGCAAGCCCCAACGGGTCACGCTCCACTCCTGGGCCTTCCACCAGCTCGGGCAGTTCGTTGAGTACAAGGCACGCCGGGCAGGCGTCCCGCTGGTGTACGTCGATCCGGCGTACACCAGCCAGGAATGCGCCGAGTGCCACCACATCGAGAAGAAGAACCGGGTCGACCAGGCCCTCTTCATTTGCCGGAAGTGCGGGGTCGTTGCCCACGCCGACCGGAACGCTTCCCACAACATCGCCGCTCGCGGTGAGGCTGTGTGGATTGCGGGGCGTGAGTCACGCGTCCCAGCACCTTTCTAG
- a CDS encoding SMI1/KNR4 family protein, producing the protein MARFDEIKAAFWGDGDYGVQLPLTEEAMREAERVLGVTLPAVLLDLLRVRNGGSVAPGLNAFPTHRPTSWGEGHVPFEDLMGVGRRERMTSLLDTPLSGQRVGSANVGRASLW; encoded by the coding sequence ATGGCGCGATTCGACGAGATCAAGGCGGCGTTCTGGGGCGACGGTGACTACGGCGTCCAACTGCCGCTCACCGAGGAAGCAATGAGGGAGGCCGAACGCGTGCTCGGCGTGACGCTGCCCGCCGTGCTGCTCGACCTTCTCCGTGTCCGAAACGGTGGCAGCGTTGCCCCTGGTCTCAACGCCTTCCCCACCCACCGACCCACGTCGTGGGGTGAAGGCCACGTGCCCTTTGAAGATCTGATGGGCGTCGGGCGACGCGAGCGGATGACATCGTTGCTCGACACCCCCCTATCTGGTCAGAGAGTGGGATCTGCCAACGTCGGTCGTGCTTCTCTCTGGTGA
- a CDS encoding IS256 family transposase: MLSVVSAEGSTESGSMIDEIVREGARRMLAAALEAEVNQYIAELAAERDELGHRLVVRNGRHRPRTVVTAAGPVEVAAPRVNDRRVDEATGQRKRFSSKILAPWCRKSPKVSEVLPLLYLHGLSSGDFVPALEQFLGSAAGLSPATVTRLTKQWGQDHAAFQDRDLSGCDFVYVWADGVHPKVRLGQAHSCVLVLLGVRLDGTKELVALAEGLRESTESWADLLRDCRRRGMRDPELVVGDGAMGLWKALAEVFPAARHQRCWVHKARNVSNTLPKSAQPGATKAMQEIYNAEDRTHAEKAIEAFAKTYGTKWPKAVAKITDDQEELLAFYDFPAEHWVHLRTTNPIESTFSTVKLRTKVTRGAGSPAAALAMVFKLVESAQDRWRAITGAHLVALVRSGARFENGILVERGEAAA, translated from the coding sequence GTGCTCAGCGTAGTGAGTGCCGAGGGTTCCACCGAGTCCGGCTCCATGATCGATGAGATCGTCCGCGAGGGCGCCAGGCGGATGCTCGCCGCCGCGCTGGAGGCGGAAGTCAACCAGTACATAGCCGAGTTGGCTGCCGAGCGTGATGAGCTCGGGCACCGCCTGGTGGTGCGCAACGGCCGCCACCGGCCCCGCACCGTGGTCACTGCGGCCGGCCCGGTCGAGGTGGCCGCGCCCCGGGTGAACGACCGGCGCGTGGACGAAGCGACCGGGCAGCGCAAGCGGTTCTCCTCGAAGATCCTGGCCCCGTGGTGCCGCAAGTCGCCGAAGGTGAGCGAGGTACTTCCGCTGCTCTACCTGCACGGACTGTCCTCGGGAGACTTCGTGCCCGCGCTGGAGCAGTTCCTCGGCTCGGCGGCCGGGCTCTCGCCGGCGACCGTGACCCGGCTGACGAAGCAGTGGGGCCAGGACCACGCCGCCTTCCAGGACCGGGACCTTTCGGGGTGCGACTTCGTCTACGTGTGGGCCGACGGCGTGCACCCCAAGGTCCGGCTCGGACAAGCCCACTCCTGTGTGCTGGTGCTGCTCGGGGTGCGACTGGACGGCACCAAGGAGCTGGTCGCGCTGGCGGAAGGGCTGCGCGAGTCGACGGAGTCGTGGGCCGACCTGCTGCGCGACTGCCGCCGACGTGGCATGCGCGACCCCGAGCTGGTGGTCGGCGACGGCGCGATGGGGTTGTGGAAGGCCCTGGCCGAGGTGTTCCCCGCCGCCCGGCACCAGAGGTGCTGGGTCCACAAGGCCCGCAATGTCTCGAACACCCTGCCGAAGTCCGCGCAGCCGGGCGCGACGAAGGCGATGCAGGAGATCTACAACGCCGAGGACCGCACGCACGCGGAGAAGGCGATCGAGGCGTTCGCGAAGACCTACGGCACCAAGTGGCCCAAGGCAGTCGCGAAGATCACCGACGACCAGGAAGAGCTACTGGCGTTCTACGACTTCCCAGCCGAGCACTGGGTCCACCTGCGGACCACAAACCCGATCGAGTCCACGTTCTCCACGGTCAAGCTGCGGACCAAGGTCACCCGCGGGGCCGGCAGCCCGGCCGCGGCCCTGGCGATGGTGTTCAAGCTCGTCGAGTCCGCCCAGGACCGCTGGCGAGCGATCACCGGAGCCCACCTCGTCGCCCTGGTCCGCTCCGGCGCGAGGTTCGAGAACGGCATCCTGGTTGAGCGCGGCGAGGCGGCGGCATGA
- a CDS encoding transposase, with product MRSARELGVSSESLRGWVRQAGIDRGEGPAGVLTTAEREELVRLRRKVREQEQTIEVLGKATAFFAQQKTK from the coding sequence TTGCGCAGCGCGCGAGAGCTCGGGGTGAGTTCCGAGAGCCTGCGGGGCTGGGTCAGGCAGGCCGGGATCGATCGGGGCGAGGGACCGGCCGGGGTGTTGACCACCGCTGAGCGGGAGGAGCTGGTCCGGCTGCGGCGCAAGGTCCGCGAGCAGGAACAGACGATCGAGGTGCTGGGAAAAGCGACCGCCTTCTTCGCGCAGCAGAAGACGAAGTAA
- a CDS encoding DEAD/DEAH box helicase has product MERKSVARIVVREPGTGTTSTPSLAAPEAATWARGLLDGGWAAVFLPGEPARLGRVLLWQPAGAVAEDNGMRPRVETDSVELVLPHGRTVRRRRVEGYALPVAVAVSALQGARPPHPSAIAWQAAARFALRLLADGRLHPALTPAGYDTWQAGPFTAAQRQTLDSLAAAFPPHAHCLPEPGPPPLRIAEPAALVRQFCDAVADDLVRTPAASLAVGALPYAWREVRAVPALREWSEETTAALTAEVGVSLRVDLPEGRRRQFRAVLQLHTAADPALLVQAARLWSEPAEVERLLGPRAETETLLALRHGARVWPPLQRLLKDAAPEELRLTDDEAFDLLGDATDALRATGIDVHWPRELVKALTATGEIGQRTAPGSSAGGLLDADALLDFRWQISLGGEPLTDAEMDALAEARRPLVRLRDQWVVADPKLVARARRRRMQPLTPMEALSAALTGEVEREGEPIPCAAVGQFGDLVARIRDPESRTPAEQPAALKATLRDYQKRGLAWLAEMCELGLGGCLADDMGLGKTITLLALHLHRQTDPATAGPTLVVCPASLLGNWQREAARFAPSTPVRRYHGGSRHLGDLAGDEIVLVTYGVLRRDREALAETAWSLLAADEAQHVKNPYAVTARELRALPALARVALTGTPVENNLSELWALLDWTTPGLLGPLSTFRDRHARPVETGEDPEAAERLSRLVRPFLLRRRKSDPGIAPELPAKTETDRVVSLTAEQTSLYEAVVRETMAKIEESEGIARRGLVLKLLTALKQICNHPAQYLRQSTPLRGRSGKLDLLDELIDTITAEGESVLVFTQYTKMAALLEKHLAEGGIPTLLLHGGTPVAQREDMVDRFQHGEVPVFLLSLKAAGTGLNLTRATHVVHYDRWWNPAVEDQATDRAYRIGQDKPVQVHKLLAEGTVEDKVAKLLESKRALADAVVGSGEAALTELSDADLAELVALGRQS; this is encoded by the coding sequence ATGGAGCGGAAGAGCGTGGCACGGATCGTCGTACGAGAACCGGGCACGGGCACGACGAGCACACCGTCGCTGGCCGCCCCCGAGGCTGCCACTTGGGCACGGGGGCTGCTCGATGGGGGCTGGGCGGCGGTGTTCCTGCCCGGAGAGCCGGCCCGTCTCGGGCGTGTGCTGCTCTGGCAGCCTGCCGGGGCGGTCGCCGAGGACAATGGCATGCGTCCGAGGGTGGAGACCGACTCGGTGGAACTGGTGCTGCCGCACGGCCGCACGGTCAGACGGCGCAGGGTGGAGGGTTACGCGCTGCCCGTCGCTGTCGCCGTTTCTGCCCTGCAGGGGGCGCGGCCGCCGCATCCGTCCGCCATCGCCTGGCAGGCCGCCGCCCGGTTCGCGCTGCGGCTGCTCGCCGACGGCCGCCTCCACCCGGCCCTCACCCCCGCCGGTTACGACACCTGGCAGGCGGGCCCCTTCACCGCCGCCCAGCGGCAGACGCTGGACTCCCTGGCCGCCGCGTTCCCGCCGCACGCCCACTGCCTGCCGGAACCGGGTCCGCCACCGCTGCGGATCGCCGAACCGGCGGCCCTGGTACGCCAGTTCTGCGACGCGGTCGCCGACGACCTGGTCCGTACCCCGGCCGCGTCACTCGCCGTGGGAGCACTGCCGTACGCCTGGCGTGAGGTGCGTGCCGTGCCCGCCCTGCGCGAGTGGTCCGAAGAGACCACCGCTGCGCTCACCGCCGAGGTCGGTGTCTCGCTGCGCGTCGACCTGCCCGAGGGGCGGCGCCGGCAGTTCAGGGCCGTCCTGCAGTTGCACACCGCGGCGGATCCAGCACTCCTCGTCCAGGCGGCACGGCTGTGGAGCGAGCCGGCCGAGGTCGAGCGGCTGCTCGGTCCGCGTGCCGAGACCGAGACGCTGCTCGCGCTGCGCCACGGTGCTCGTGTCTGGCCCCCGCTGCAGCGGCTGCTGAAAGACGCCGCCCCCGAGGAACTCCGGCTGACCGACGACGAAGCCTTCGACCTGCTGGGCGACGCTACCGACGCGCTGCGCGCGACCGGTATCGACGTGCACTGGCCGCGCGAGCTGGTCAAGGCACTCACCGCGACCGGGGAGATCGGGCAGCGCACCGCCCCCGGCTCCAGCGCCGGCGGTCTTCTCGACGCCGACGCCCTCCTCGACTTCCGTTGGCAGATCTCGCTCGGCGGCGAGCCGCTCACCGACGCCGAGATGGACGCCCTCGCCGAGGCCCGCCGCCCCCTCGTCCGGCTGCGTGACCAGTGGGTGGTCGCCGACCCGAAGCTGGTGGCCCGCGCCAGACGCCGCCGGATGCAACCGCTCACCCCCATGGAGGCGCTGAGCGCCGCGCTGACCGGCGAGGTGGAAAGGGAGGGCGAGCCGATCCCCTGCGCGGCGGTCGGACAGTTCGGCGACCTCGTCGCTCGTATCCGCGATCCCGAATCCCGTACCCCTGCCGAGCAGCCGGCCGCGCTCAAGGCCACATTGCGTGACTACCAGAAGCGGGGCCTTGCCTGGCTGGCCGAGATGTGCGAGCTCGGCCTCGGCGGCTGCCTCGCCGACGACATGGGCCTGGGCAAGACCATCACCCTCCTCGCCTTGCATCTGCACCGCCAGACCGACCCCGCCACCGCGGGCCCCACCCTTGTCGTGTGCCCCGCCTCCCTGCTCGGCAACTGGCAGCGCGAGGCGGCCAGGTTCGCGCCGTCCACGCCCGTGCGCCGCTACCACGGCGGCAGCCGCCACCTCGGCGACCTGGCCGGCGATGAAATCGTCCTGGTCACCTACGGGGTGCTGCGCCGCGACCGCGAAGCCCTCGCCGAGACGGCCTGGTCGCTTCTCGCCGCCGACGAGGCCCAGCACGTCAAGAACCCCTACGCCGTCACCGCCCGCGAGCTGCGCGCCCTGCCCGCCCTCGCCCGCGTCGCCCTCACCGGCACCCCGGTGGAGAACAACCTCTCCGAACTGTGGGCGCTGCTCGACTGGACCACCCCCGGACTCCTCGGCCCGCTCTCCACCTTCCGCGACCGGCACGCCCGCCCGGTCGAGACGGGCGAGGACCCCGAGGCCGCCGAGCGCCTGTCCCGTCTCGTCCGTCCCTTCCTGCTGCGCCGCAGGAAGTCCGACCCGGGGATCGCGCCCGAACTGCCGGCCAAGACCGAGACCGACCGCGTCGTGTCGCTGACGGCCGAGCAGACCAGCCTGTACGAGGCGGTGGTCCGCGAGACCATGGCGAAAATCGAGGAGTCCGAGGGCATCGCCCGGCGCGGCCTGGTGCTGAAGCTGCTCACCGCACTGAAGCAGATCTGCAACCACCCGGCCCAGTACCTGCGCCAGTCCACGCCGCTGCGTGGCCGCAGCGGCAAACTGGACCTGCTCGACGAGCTGATCGACACGATCACCGCCGAGGGCGAGTCGGTCCTGGTCTTCACCCAGTACACGAAGATGGCAGCCCTCCTGGAAAAACACCTCGCCGAAGGCGGCATCCCCACCCTCCTCCTGCACGGCGGCACCCCCGTCGCGCAACGCGAGGACATGGTGGACCGCTTCCAGCACGGTGAAGTACCGGTATTCCTGCTGTCACTGAAAGCGGCAGGCACCGGCCTCAACCTCACCCGCGCCACCCACGTCGTGCACTACGACCGCTGGTGGAACCCTGCCGTCGAGGACCAAGCCACCGACCGCGCCTACCGCATCGGCCAGGACAAACCCGTCCAGGTCCACAAGCTCCTCGCGGAGGGCACCGTGGAGGACAAGGTGGCCAAGCTGCTGGAATCCAAGCGCGCGCTCGCCGACGCCGTCGTCGGCTCCGGCGAGGCCGCCCTGACCGAACTGTCCGACGCCGACCTCGCCGAACTCGTCGCCCTGGGGAGGCAGTCATGA
- a CDS encoding helicase associated domain-containing protein, whose translation MLDSALGLEPAGEAEQPPARRTQADRWAGHLTAARQFHAREGHLNVPRKQVEDIGGVPVKLGGFLDNTRRRGLETHSRAPRGTRRSPHALVGPPGR comes from the coding sequence ATGCTCGACAGCGCCCTGGGACTTGAGCCCGCCGGCGAGGCGGAGCAGCCGCCTGCACGCCGCACGCAAGCCGACCGGTGGGCCGGCCATCTCACTGCGGCTCGTCAGTTCCACGCCCGCGAGGGGCACTTGAACGTGCCGCGCAAGCAAGTCGAAGACATCGGGGGCGTCCCGGTCAAACTGGGTGGGTTCCTCGACAACACCCGCCGCAGGGGCCTCGAAACTCACTCTCGAGCGCCGCGCGGAACTCGACGCTCTCCGCATGCGCTGGTAGGGCCGCCGGGACGGTAG
- a CDS encoding SWIM zinc finger family protein, protein MSPSLPGQRRAPARGRHAFAATWWGQAWVTALEDSTLDAGRLSRGRTYARKGMVGPTTIAPGHIKASVQGSQPRPYRSSVHLPVLTDAQWDTLLDAVAARAGHLAALLDGEMPAQLVDAARQAGVPLLPQPTELDPDCSCPDWGYPCKHAAALCYAIAATIDTDPFVLFALRGRSREEVLAQLRARRTTSPATDTPPAPAGIPAASAYAAWAEHTPKLPDLPAPSPHAAALPVPPPSDSGLSLTDLERLMADAAARTTQLLSGDTTCLHLTQHQDAVRIAVSSPGPEWFHNLIQNTGTKPTAFARLVRAWRHGGPTGLTVAEQPHTPDPAVIAAARTALTTTLAEMATTPVPLRAWRNRLTLPGQGIQLRLGPDARWYPYLQDDDGEWWPAAPADTDPVAALTSVWQQRSPT, encoded by the coding sequence ATGAGCCCCTCGCTGCCCGGCCAGCGCCGTGCGCCCGCCCGCGGCAGGCACGCCTTCGCCGCGACCTGGTGGGGCCAGGCATGGGTAACCGCCCTGGAGGACTCCACTCTCGACGCCGGGCGTCTGTCCCGCGGACGCACCTACGCCCGCAAGGGCATGGTCGGCCCGACCACCATCGCCCCCGGCCATATCAAGGCCTCTGTCCAGGGCAGCCAGCCGCGCCCCTACCGATCCTCGGTCCACCTGCCCGTCCTCACCGACGCCCAGTGGGACACACTGCTGGATGCCGTCGCGGCCCGTGCCGGGCATCTCGCCGCGCTCCTCGACGGCGAGATGCCCGCCCAACTCGTCGACGCCGCCCGCCAGGCAGGCGTCCCACTGCTGCCGCAGCCCACCGAACTCGACCCGGACTGCTCCTGCCCCGACTGGGGATACCCCTGCAAGCACGCCGCCGCGCTCTGCTACGCCATCGCCGCGACCATCGACACCGACCCGTTCGTGCTCTTCGCGCTGCGCGGTCGCAGCCGCGAGGAGGTCCTCGCCCAACTGCGCGCACGCCGCACCACGAGCCCGGCGACGGACACCCCGCCAGCCCCGGCCGGGATCCCCGCCGCCAGCGCCTACGCCGCCTGGGCCGAACACACCCCCAAGCTGCCCGACCTCCCCGCACCATCCCCCCACGCCGCCGCCCTGCCGGTCCCCCCACCGTCCGACAGCGGCCTGTCCCTCACAGACCTGGAACGGCTCATGGCCGACGCAGCGGCACGCACAACGCAGCTGTTGTCCGGCGACACCACTTGCCTGCACCTGACCCAGCACCAGGACGCCGTACGGATCGCCGTGAGCAGCCCCGGACCCGAGTGGTTCCATAACCTGATCCAGAACACCGGCACCAAACCGACCGCGTTCGCCCGCCTCGTCCGCGCCTGGCGCCACGGCGGTCCCACCGGCCTCACCGTCGCCGAACAACCCCACACCCCCGACCCAGCGGTGATAGCGGCCGCCCGCACCGCCCTGACCACGACCCTCGCCGAGATGGCCACCACCCCTGTCCCCCTCAGGGCCTGGCGCAACCGCCTCACCCTCCCCGGCCAGGGCATCCAGCTGCGTCTGGGCCCCGACGCCCGCTGGTACCCCTACCTCCAGGACGACGACGGCGAATGGTGGCCCGCGGCACCAGCCGACACCGACCCCGTCGCAGCGCTCACCTCCGTCTGGCAACAGCGGTCACCGACCTGA